One window of Saprospiraceae bacterium genomic DNA carries:
- a CDS encoding restriction endonuclease subunit S — protein MPNKVAKDGKFIYFDISSVNNKTGEYSIENILDVNDAPSRARREIKENDVLLSTVRPNLKAFALLSNIPKNSIASTGFAVLRCKEKVLPKYVYESLFTDFMQNQMIGKMGKGAYPSINQTDVENLEIPLPPISVQQEIVKRIEDEQALVNSNKKLVEIFEQKIKDEINKLWQAAPKDYAMSEGIMTLAAEE, from the coding sequence TTGCCAAATAAGGTTGCTAAAGATGGTAAATTTATTTATTTTGATATTTCCTCAGTAAATAATAAAACTGGTGAATACTCAATTGAAAATATATTGGATGTAAATGATGCACCAAGTAGAGCAAGAAGAGAAATAAAGGAAAATGATGTTTTGCTATCAACAGTTAGACCAAATTTGAAAGCATTTGCTTTGCTCTCAAATATCCCGAAGAATTCAATTGCATCTACTGGATTTGCTGTTTTAAGATGTAAGGAGAAAGTACTTCCAAAATATGTTTATGAGTCATTATTTACTGATTTTATGCAAAATCAAATGATTGGTAAAATGGGAAAGGGAGCTTACCCGAGTATAAACCAGACAGATGTTGAGAATTTAGAAATTCCACTTCCACCAATTAGTGTTCAACAAGAAATTGTAAAGCGCATTGAAGATGAACAAGCATTGGTAAACTCAAACAAGAAACTCGTAGAAATTTTTGAGCAAAAAATAAAAGATGAAATTAATAAGTTATGGCAGGCAGCACCTAAGGATTATGCAATGAGTGAGGGAATAATGACATTAGCAGCAGAGGAATAA
- a CDS encoding DUF1837 domain-containing protein, with the protein MRLQLLDLVKKTILFKYELPNTVANIERTIFSNLNDKCYEATNKNDLAEIIYNSIIEYSFNEFEINEKEYNDLQTIAFQDRIRFDENDSDKTQLKYGFFGEVILYAILKIIFGVDALIARGVLYNPLENSESKGYDAYHLIESDSKIQLWVGETKFHQNYTQAVNDVLIKIKLALSDDYLRKNLLTLRKNKDRLNIQGSTLEALLNDWDKNPNIIITNELNKYQIELVYPIIILFQQNKDGYDASIKAIPEYIKKNYIVEEYALSVPCFLYFVFIPVEDVKAIKIDVLSWIKSKKQLL; encoded by the coding sequence ATGAGGCTACAATTACTGGACCTAGTTAAAAAGACTATTCTGTTCAAATATGAATTGCCAAATACTGTTGCAAACATAGAACGAACAATTTTTTCAAACTTAAATGACAAGTGTTACGAAGCAACCAATAAGAACGATCTTGCAGAAATTATTTATAACTCAATTATTGAATATTCATTCAATGAATTTGAAATAAACGAAAAGGAATACAATGACCTTCAAACAATCGCTTTTCAGGACAGAATCAGATTTGATGAAAATGATTCGGACAAAACACAATTAAAGTATGGTTTTTTCGGCGAGGTCATTTTGTATGCAATCCTGAAAATAATATTTGGCGTTGATGCCTTGATTGCAAGAGGTGTCTTGTATAATCCATTAGAGAATTCTGAATCCAAAGGCTATGATGCTTATCACCTTATAGAAAGTGATTCTAAAATACAATTGTGGGTAGGAGAAACTAAATTTCATCAGAACTACACGCAAGCTGTTAATGATGTTTTGATAAAAATAAAACTAGCGCTATCGGATGACTACCTAAGGAAAAATCTTCTTACACTACGAAAGAACAAAGACAGATTAAATATTCAAGGTTCAACACTTGAAGCACTCTTGAATGATTGGGATAAGAATCCGAATATTATTATTACAAATGAACTAAATAAATATCAAATTGAATTAGTGTATCCTATAATAATCTTATTTCAACAAAACAAAGATGGATATGACGCAAGCATTAAAGCTATTCCTGAATATATCAAAAAGAATTATATAGTGGAAGAATATGCATTGTCGGTTCCTTGCTTTTTATACTTTGTTTTCATTCCTGTAGAAGACGTAAAAGCAATTAAAATAGATGTATTATCATGGATAAAAT